The following proteins come from a genomic window of Metarhizium brunneum chromosome 2, complete sequence:
- the BCD1 gene encoding Box C/D snoRNA protein 1, with the protein MADPLLTSLCSICHVSTPKYKCPRCNIQTCSLPCAKKHKAWSECSGRRDPTTYVPRSKLRTAAGVDHDYNFLHAIEVSAERSEKMLVEEKGLVQQAELRPLTIQQVRWKMGRDGRKRKVLVTRVLREAKGRTFEKGLAQRLKRLNVQIVCAPLGMARQRENSTKLNRRTGRINWQVEWLVVGGEKETARSLSKVMDDVPLFQAYPAMLEEKARAETGSRKQERHMRAWEVQSWADSRWNLGLDCMQDPVDGKWSLFSGGRVEDWPAEKEKAQRQQFQFFLAGPLARSDMPAQVTALEAGDCLRDILANTRVLEFPTIYVLKRGDRLPPGFVLGPKDSVPPQTQRTKRKDGPSNTQFQASSKRRKQGRMDREEGEVGTDEDREDGLDEETESKGVSLEAAEVIAEQSLGEEEDDDDTSSSGSDSESD; encoded by the coding sequence ATGGCGGACCCTCTTCTCACATCCCTCTGCTCAATATGCCACGTCTCGACCCCAAAATACAAATGCCCCCGGTGCAACATTCAAACCTGTTCCCTGCCGTGCGCCAAAAAACACAAAGCCTGGTCCGAGTGCAGCGGCCGACGCGACCCGACAACCTATGTCCCACGTTCGAAGTTGcgcaccgccgccggcgtcgaccaTGACTACAACTTTCTCCACGCCATTGAGGTGTCTGCCGAGCGCTCCGAGAAGATGCTCGTTGAGGAAAAAGGCCTCGTGCAGCAGGCGGAGCTGCGGCCGTTGACGATCCAACAAGTTCGATGGAAGATGGGGCGTGAtgggaggaagagaaaagtgCTGGTGACGAGAGTTTTGCGGGAGGCCAAGGGGAGGACATTCGAAAAGGGGCTGGCGCAGAGACTCAAGAGACTGAACGTGCAGATTGTTTGTGCGCCGCTGGGAATGGCCAGGCAGAGGGAGAATTCCACCAAGCTGAACCGGAGGACGGGGAGGATTAACTGGCAGGTTGAGTGGCTGGTGGTCGGGGGAGAGAAGGAGACAGCAAGGTCATTGAGCAAGGTCATGGATGACGTTCCGCTCTTTCAAGCATACCCGGCGATGCTGGAAGAAAAGGCTCGTGCAGAGACGGGATCGCGGAAGCAAGAAAGGCATATGCGGGCCTGGGAGGTGCAGAGCTGGGCTGATTCGAGGTGGAATCTTGGCTTGGATTGTATGCAGGATCCGGTGGATGGGAAATGGTCGTTATTTTCTGGGGGACGTGTCGAGGACTGGCCTgcagagaaggagaaggccCAACGACAGCAATTTCAGTTTTTCCTCGCGGGACCTCTCGCAAGGTCCGATATGCCTGCACAAGTTACGGCGCTGGAGGCTGGGGACTGCCTCCGCGATATTCTGGCCAATACCCGGGTCTTGGAGTTTCCTACCATCTACGTCCTCAAGCGTGGAGACAGGCTTCCTCCGGGATTCGTCCTAGGACCAAAGGACTCGGTTCCCCCGCAGACCCAAAGGACAAAACGCAAGGATGGGCCATCAAACACACAATTTCAGGCATCATCGAAGCGTAGGAAACAGGGTAGAATGGACCGCGAAGAAGGGGAAGTGGGCACTGACGAGGATAGAGAAGACGGTCTGGATGAAGAGACTGAATCTAAGGGAGTCAGTTTGGAGGCCGCTGAGGTTATAGCTGAGCAGAGCttgggagaggaggaggatgacgatgacacTAGCAGCTCTGGGTCGGATAGCGAGTCTGACTGA
- the gtr-1 gene encoding Glutathione reductase yields MAPITKETDYLVLGGGSGGLGSARMASSKFGAKAMVVEAARLGGTCVNVGCVPKKVTYNAAAIAETLHEAKSYGFSVTETAPFDWTTFKNKRDAYVKRLNGIYERNLGNDKVEYLHGWGRLLSKNQVEVTLDDGSKVVVNAKKILIAVGGRPSSPPQIPGAELGINSDGFFDIDKRPKKVAIVGAGYIAVEFAGMFNALGTETHLFIRGKTFLRHFDPMIQETVTNEYERLGVNLHKESQATKIEKDANGKLTVTYKDAEGKESSVSDVDHLIWAVGRTPMTKDIGLEEAGVKLTENGHVQVDEYQNSSVENIYALGDVSGEVELTPVAIAAGRKLAQRLFGPAEFSTQKLDYSNIPSVVFAHPEVGSIGLSEPQAIEKYGKDNIKVYKTGFTAMYYAMMEPEHKGPTNYKLIVTGPEERVVGLHIMGQGSGEMLQGFGVAVKMGATKADFDSCVAIHPTSAEELVTLK; encoded by the exons ATGGCTCCCATAACGAAGGAAACGGATTACCTTGtgcttggtggtggtagtggtGGTCTTGGCTCGGCCCGCATGGCCAGTTCCAAGTTTGGCGCAAAGGCAATGGTTGTCGAAGCCGCCCGACTCGGCGGGACGTGCGTGAACGTTGG ATGTGTTCCCAAAAAGGTTACGTACAATGCCGCTGCCATCGCCGAGACTCTTCACGAGGCCAAGTCTTATGGCTTTTCCGTCACAGAAACCGCTCCTTTCGACTGGACCACCTTCAAGAATAAGCGTGATGCCTACGTTAAGCGTCTGAACGGCATATACGAGCGCAACCTTGGGAACGACAAGGTCGAGTACCTGCACGGCTGGGGTCGGCTGCTATCCAAGAACCAAGTCGAGGTTACGTTAGACGACGGTAGCAAAGTTGTCGTCAATGCCAAGAAGATTCTCAtcgccgtcggcggccgCCCGAGCTCCCCCCCACAGATTCCCGGTGCGGAGCTGGGCATCAACAGCGATGGATTCTTCGACATTGACAAGCGGCCCAAGAAGGTTGCCATCGTTGGAGCTGGCTACATCGCCGTTGAGTTTGCGGGCATGTTCAACGCTCTTGGCACGGAAACCCACCTTTTCATCCGCGGCAAAACTTTCTTGCGCCATTTCGACCCGATGATTCAGGAGACGGTTACCAATGAGTACGAGAGACTCGGGGTTAACCTGCACAAGGAGTCACAGGCCACCAAGATTGAGAAAGACGCCAACGGCAAGCTTACCGTCACCTACAAGGATGCCGAGGGAAAGGAGAGCTCCGTTTCGGATGTTGACCACCTTATCTGGGCTGTTGGGCGAACCCCCATGACCAAGGATATTggcttggaagaagctggcgTCAAACTGACAGaaaatggccatgttcaGGTCGATGAGTACCAAAACAGCAGTGTCGAGAATATCTACGCCCTCGGTGATGTCAGTGGAGAGGTAGAGCTTACccccgtcgccatcgccgctgGCCGTAAACTGGCGCAGCGCCTGTTTGGACCTGCGGAGTTTTCCACCCAAAAGCTCGACTACAGCAACATTCCATCCGTCGTATTCGCACACCCCGAAGTCGGTAGCATTGGCCTCTCGGAACCTCAGGCTATCGAGAAATACGGCAAGGACAATATCAAGGTCTACAAGACGGGTTTTACAGCCATGTACTACGCCATGATGGAGCCCGAGCACAAGGGTCCAACCAACTACAAATTAATTGTTACTGGTCCTGAGGAGCGGGTAGTCGGCCTGCATATTATGGGTCAGGGCAGTGGTGAGATGCTCCAGGGATTCGGTGTCGCTGTCAAGATGGGTGCCACCAAGGCAGACTTTGACAGCTGTGTGGCCATCCACCCGACCAGCGCTGAGGAATTGGTGACTTTGAAATAA
- the sec6 gene encoding Exocyst complex component sec6: MDDGPVPKLSELLRHPDDLDKIPALKLEFSRKKGAVDGQLRNGLREQLETTQSGMTGLSDGQKTVQLIKEEMMKIDRLCSESQNMIKDFASINLVSQAHRNFVAVETMRRDLETFNDRLTVVENMLRQDDADQENMPNLLPCHYELTQLRNIRDDAMEQIHRAEDPGLESTLEDYFARLDDTIDWFDEHVGLLAMDLISLVINENNGLVVRFAVVIEAEEKSDQRVLALQEALKDHEEMAARFQSITDGAKKARGYKDKFLQAIKLGAEQQLEQSREEFLDDASKLEGIMKWYFNDLNAVRVGMTPLMPKKWKIGKTYAEIYHQLMHDFLIGMIEDPETTSAHNLEIISFPEKYYRKMAKMGYSQEDLTPHVIDNREAELVRDFRQLIIKFLDEWMDRIFNQEKKDFAERNVEGSNLDQDEYGYFRTKNLIALWRMLREQIDAGANSKRSDVIEGVIDAMFLRLRTRQQSWQRMLEDEASRYEAGKVPELEGFQALQDWLVATANDQIACIDDNDEESRLGYLSSFRTNFEPHVTPQYLERGESELNALRDSYVDFSTWCITKFAHLIFAVDFRAVMPDFFTPKWYANTAMKQMVVTFEEYVSDYRQVLHHSLVDIFIEIFADELLVRYLLSVRNRGAKFRRADPFRDKLFNDISTAFEYFSNLPNPDVGNSIKQTWRVTEPFLGLLTCDKDAVADEFAAFKAAYWDLHISWVESVLKSRDDFERSMLNAVKARAAQIGVVRGPETIMSKVK; the protein is encoded by the coding sequence ATGGATGACGGCCCCGTGCCCAAGCTGTCCGAACTGCTTCGGCATCCGGACGACCTCGACAAGATCCCCGCGCTGAAGCTGGAATTCTCGCGTAAAAAGGGAGCCGTTGACGGCCAACTACGGAATGGTCTCCGCGAACAGCTCGAAACCACCCAATCGGGTATGACGGGCCTGAGCGACGGCCAAAAAACAGTCCAGCTCATCAAGGAAGAAATGATGAAGATTGACCGCCTCTGTTCCGAATCCCAAAACATGATCAAGGACTTTGCCAGCATAAACCTGGTGTCCCAAGCCCACAGAAACTTTGTTGCCGTCGAAACAATGAGACGCGATCTGGAGACCTTCAACGATCGGCTGACCGTCGTGGAGAACATGCTACGACAGGACGATGCCGACCAGGAGAACATGCCCAATTTGCTGCCGTGCCATTACGAGCTGACGCAGCTGAGGAACATTCGAGACGATGCCATGGAGCAGATACATAGGGCGGAAGACCCTGGGCTGGAGTCGACGCTGGAGGACTACTTTGCCAGGCTGGACGACACGATTGACTGGTTTGACGAGCACGTCGGTCTCTTGGCAATGGACCTGATCAGCCTTGTTATCAATGAAAACAATGGGCTCGTGGTCCGGtttgccgtcgtcattgAGGCCGAAGAGAAGAGCGACCAGCGCGTCCTGGCCCTGCAAGAAGCGCTCAAGGACCACGAAGAAATGGCAGCCCGGTTCCAGAGCATCACAGAcggcgccaagaaggcccGCGGctacaaggacaagtttCTGCAGGCCATCAAGCTCGGTGCTGAGCAGCAACTCGAGCAGTCCCGCGAAGAATTCCTAGACGACGCCTCGAAGCTCGAGGGGATTATGAAGTGGTACTTCAACGACCTCAACGCCGTGCGGGTCGGCATGACGCCCCTCATGCCCAAGAAGTGGAAGATTGGCAAAACGTACGCCGAGATATACCACCAGCTCATGCACGACTTCCTCATCGGCATGATCGAAGATCCGGAAACCACATCTGCCCACAACCTCGAAATTATCAGCTTCCCTGAGAAGTACTACCgaaagatggccaagatgggctaCAGCCAGGAAGATCTCACCCCCCACGTCATTGACAACCGCGAGGCCGAGCTCGTCCGCGACTTCCGCCAGCTCATCATCAAGTTCCTCGACGAGTGGATGGACCGCATCTTTAaccaagaaaagaaggacTTTGCGGAGCGCAACGTCGAGGGCTCCAACCTCGACCAAGACGAGTACGGCTACTTCCGCACCAAGAACCTCATCGCCCTCTGGCGCATGCTCCGCGAGCAGATTGATGCGGGCGCCAACTCGAAGCGCTCCGACGTGATAGAGGgcgtcatcgacgccatgTTCCTCCGCCTGCGCACCCGCCAGCAGTCGTGGCAGCGCATGCTCGAGGATGAGGCGTCGCGCTACGAGGCCGGCAAGGTCCCCGAGCTGGAGGGCTTCCAGGCCCTTCAGGACTGGCTCGTCGCCACGGCCAACGACCAGATCGCCTGcatcgacgacaacgacgaggAGTCGCGCCTGGGCTACCTCTCGTCCTTCCGGACAAACTTCGAGCCCCACGTCACGCCGCAGTATCTCGAGCGCGGCGAGTCGGAGCTCAACGCTCTGCGCGACTCGTACGTCGACTTCTCGACCTGGTGCATTACCAAGTTTGCGCACCTCATCTTCGCCGTCGACTTCCGCGCCGTCATGCCCGACTTCTTCACGCCCAAGTGGTACGCCAACACGGCCATGAAGCAAATGGTGGTCACTTTTGAGGAGTATGTCAGCGACTACCGCCAGGTCCTGCACCACTCCCTCGTCGACATCTTCATCGAGATCTTtgccgacgagctgctggtCCGCTACCTGCTCTCCGTGCGCAACAGGGGCGCCAAGTTTCGCCGCGCAGACCCCTTCCGCGACAAGCTCTTCAACGACATCTCTACAGCCTTTGAGTACTTTAGCAACCTGCCCAACCCAGACGTCGGCAACTCGATCAAGCAGACGTGGAGGGTTACGGAGCCCTTCCTCGGCCTGCTGACCTGCGACAAGGATGCCGTGGCGGACGAGTTTGCCGCCTTCAAGGCGGCCTATTGGGACTTGCACATCTCGTGGGTCGAGTCCGTCTTGAAGTCGAGGGATGATTTCGAGAGGAGCATGCTgaatgccgtcaaggcgagggcggcgcagATAGGCGTCGTAAGGGGGCCCGAGACAATCATGAGCAAGGTCAAGTAG
- the Ank1_0 gene encoding Ankyrin-1 — protein MPKRTFEPESDGEAVCGPAKRRNTDYADTQTPTLVGVSPEAMDNDEYTVGWICALSTEYVAAQAFLDETHRGPRFVSPYDHNHYTLGRMGNHHIVIAVLPSGEYGIASAAVVAKDMLHSFPNIKIGLMVGIGGGAPSQKHDIRLGDVVVSDPRDGIGGVFQYDFGKILQDQMKDVEFRTTGFLNQPPIVLRTAKIPRLQQEYKRPDPCSDRLYRCEFTHPVSGGLSCTAACGNDPSKLISRPERTRDRDTPNIHYGLIASANQLMKNAQVRDRLALKKNILCFEMEAAGLMSSFPCLIIRGICDYSDSHKNEEWQGYAAMAAAAYAKDLLSQIPSNGAENLRRTSSGISLRPRRGENQSLNDEQRRVLLESLRFDQIDARQMTIKNAHAKTCKWLLQTPAYLDWLDPNKFNEHFGFLWIKGKPGAGKSTLMKFALANARKKTKGKIIISFFFNARGSDLEKSTIGLYRSILLQLLDRLPGLQEVFDSLPSAIRDSGYDQWRVESLKALFEKAVQGLGETGLMCFIDALDECDEDQIRDMISFFESLSQTTTPAGISFRVCFSSRHYPHISIKRGLNLILEGHEGHGQDIVNYVDSELTIGHSRLAAQIRADLQEKASGVFMWVVLVVGILNKAHDKGRIHELRKILRDIPGDLHELFRDILTRDCHKRDELLLCIQWVLFSRQPLKPEQLYFAILSGIEPGALSDWNPDEITVSIMKNFILDSSKGLTEVAKSKNPTIQFIHESVKDFLLKENGLREIWSDFGENFQGESHERLKQCCLRYMSLDIAAHLNIGSSLPKASSQEAAELRQSADTSFPLLEYAVRNVLYHADAAEGGGIAQTSFLQTFPQSDWIKLDNLFERHEVRRHTNASLLYILAEHNMANLIGRHPSNLAGFEVQDERYGTPIFAALATNSGAATRALLKAQVEINPEMSPIHSLFEQYCPNGSKRSSLGRDFTFLRRRGVLSHVAEHGEEVITLAFLLAERCVDIDIGDRDGRTPLLWAAKNGHEAVAKLLLEKGANIEAKNSFGDQRPLLVAAITGNKAVVKLLLEKGADIEAKDDKGQTPLSGAVMYGHEAVVRLLLEKGANIETRDVYSWTPLLWAVERGGEARADANIGLEDIYCATADRYNATLELLLKKGANIEAKDEKGQTPVSLAAKKGYRGVIELLRQYSS, from the exons ATGCCGAAGCGAACGTTTGAGCCCGAGAGTGATGGCGAAGCCGTATGTGGCCCGGCAAAGAGGAGGAATACGGATTATGCAGATACGCAGACACCAACCCTGGTCGGCGTGTCTCCGGAGGCCATGGATAACGATGAATACACAGTTGGCTGGATCTGTGCCTTAAGCACAGAGTATGTTGCCGCACAAGCTTTCCTCGATGAAACGCACAGGGGACCAAGATTTGTGTCCCCATATGACCATAATCATTACACTCTGGGTCGTATGGGGAATCACCATATCGTCATTGCAGTCTTACCTAGCGGCGAGTATGGCATTGCCTCTGCAGCTGTTGTGGCCAAAGATATGCTCCATAGCTTTCCCAATATCAAGATTGGCCTTATGgtcggcatcggcggcggcgcgccaAGCCAGAAGCACGATATACGTCTTGGCGACGTTGTGGTTAGTGACCCCAGAGATGGGATAGGTGGTGTGTTCCAGTACGACTTCGGCAAGATACTTCAGGATCAGATGAAAGACGTGGAATTCCGCACAACGGGTTTTCTAAACCAGCCGCCAATCGTCCTACGAACTGCA AAGATACCAAGATTGCAGCAGGAGTATAAGCGACCAGACCCATGCAGCGACAGGTTGTATCGATGCGAGTTCACCCATCCTGTAAGCGGTGGCTTAAGTTGTACCGCAGCCTGTGGTAACGATCCCTCAAAGTTAATATCTCGTCCGGAACGGACCAGAGACAGGGACACGCCGAACATTCACTACGGACTAATTGCTTCGGCGAATCAGTTAATGAAGAACGCTCAGGTTCGAGATAGACTGGCattaaaaaagaatatttTATGTTTTGAAATGGAAGCGGCAGGATTAATGAGCAGCTTCCCTTGTCTAATTATTCGGGGTATCTGCGACTACTCAGATTCTCATAAGAATGAAGAGTGGCAAGGGTATGCAGCGATGGCAGCGGCTGCGTATGCGAAGGATCTTCTCAGTCAAATTCCTTCAAATGGCGCCGAGAATCTCCGCAGGACATCGAGTGGCATCTCATTGCGGCCCAGAAGAGGAGAGAACCAATCGCTCAATGACGAGCAAAGACGTGTGCTACTGGAGTCGCTGCGATTTGACCAAATCGATGCCCGGCAGATGACCATCAAGAACGCTCATGCCAAGACCTGTAAATGGCTGCTACAGACGCCTGCATATCTTGACTGGCTTGACCCCAATAAGTTCAACGAACATTTCGGGTTTTTGTGGATCAAAGGGAAGCCTGGGGCCGGGAAATCGACATTAATGAAGTTTGCTCTTGCTAATGCTcggaagaagacaaagggcAAGATTATcatctcttttttctttaacGCGCGAGGAAGTGATCTCGAGAAGTCCACAATTGGATTATACCGGTCTATACTGCTACAGCTTCTCGACCGACTGCCTGGACTCCAGGAAGTCTTTGATTCTCTCCCATCAGCAATTCGGGACAGTGGATATGACCAATGGCGGGTTGAATCGCTGAAAGCACTTTTCGAAAAAGCCGTGCAGGGTCTTGGAGAGACCGGCCTTATGTGTTTTATTGACGCCTTGGATGAATGTGATGAGGATCAAATCCGAGATATGATATCGTTCTTTGAATCATTGAGCCAAACAACCACGCCAGCCGGTATTAGCTTTCGGGTCTGCTTTTCAAGCAGGCACTACCCGCACATTTCCATTAAGAGAGGACTTAACCTAATTCTCGAAGGACACGAAGGACATGGCCAGGATATAGTCAACTATGTGGACAGCGAGTTGACAATTGGACACAGTCGTCTTGCCGCGCAGATCCGTGCTGACCTGCAAGAAAAGGCATCTGGAGTTTTCATGTGGGTTGTCCTAGTGGTGGGAATCTTGAACAAAGCGCATGACAAAGGCCGCATTCATGAGTTACGAAAAATACTCCGAGATATTCCTGGGGACCTTCACGAGCTGTTTCGCGATATTTTAACGCGGGACTGCCATAAAAGGGACGAACTGCTTTTGTGTATTCAGTGGGTGCTCTTTTCGAGACAGCCGTTAAAGCCGGAACAGTTATACTTTGCTATCCTGTCTGGCATTGAACCAGGGGCCCTTTCTGACTGGAATCCTGATGAAATTACAGTATCTATTATGAAGAATTTCATCCTTGATTCCTCTAAAGGGCTTACCGAAGTCGCTAAATCTAAAAACCCAACAATTCAGTTTATTCACGAGTCGGTTAAGGATTTTCTTCTAAAAGAAAATGGGTTAAGGGAGATTTGGTCCGATTTTGGAGAAAACTTTCAAGGAGAAAGTCATGAACGACTAAAGCAGTGTTGCCTCAGGTATATGAGCCTTGATATAGCTGCCCATTTAAATATCGGCAGCTCGCTTCCGAAAGCATCATCCCAGGAAGCTGCAGAGCTCCGCCAGTCGGCAGATACATCATTTCCATTGCTTGAGTACGCTGTACGAAACGTTTTATACCACGCGGATGCGGCAGAAGGCGGTGGAATCGCCCAGACAAGTTTTCTTCAGACCTTCCCGCAGTCTGACTGGATTAAGCTTGACAACTTGTTTGAACGACACGAGGTACGCCGACATACAAATGCGAgtcttttatatatattagcgGAGCATAATATGGCGAATCTCATCGGACGTCACCCGTCCAACCTAGCGGGCTTTGAAGTACAAGATGAACGTTATGGCACACCAATTTTTGCGGCGCTAGCTACCAATAGCGGCGCGGCAACTCGGGCGCTTTTAAAAGCCCAGGTGGAAATCAACCCAGAGATGTCTCCTATTCACAGCCTGTTTGAACAGTATTGCCCGAATGGAAGCAAGCGATCCAGCCTCGGACGTGACTTCACTTTTCTACGGCGAAGAGGGGTTCTCAGTCATGTCGCAGAGCATGGCGAAGAGGTGATAACCCTTGCATTTCTACTGGCTGAGAGATGCGTCGATATCGACATCGGGGATAGAGACGGACGGACGCCGCTATTATGGGCCGCTAAGAACGGGCACGAGGCCGTGGCGAAGCTGCTCCTTGAAAAGGGCGCTAATATTGAGGCTAAAAATAGCTTCGGCGATCAAAGGCCGCTATTAGTAGCCGCTATAACCGGGAATAAGGCCGTGGTAAAGCTGCTCCTTGAGAAGGGTGCTGATATtgaggccaaggacgacaaagGACAGACGCCGCTTTCGGGGGCCGTAATGTACGGGCACGAGGCCGTGGTAAGGCTGCTCCTTGAGAAGGGCGCTAATATCGAGACCAGGGATGTATATAGCTGGACGCCGCTATTATGGGCCGTTGAGAGGGGGGGCGAGGCCCGGGCGGACGCGAATATTGGACTCGAAGATATATATTGTGCCACCGCCGACAGGTATAACGCTACactcgagctgctgcttAAGAAGGGCGCCAATATTGAGGCCAAGGACGAAAAAGGACAGACGCCGGTGTCGTTGGCCGCCAAGAAGGGATACCGGGGTGTCATCGAGCTACTACGACAATACTCCTCATAA